One region of Nitrospinaceae bacterium genomic DNA includes:
- a CDS encoding agmatine deiminase codes for MTDRPYPAAQGYRMPAEWEPHAATWLAWPHNRETWDRSVLPEVEKTYLAMIRVLVPGEEVHILVNDQASQKSVENKIRNAGITLDRVRLHIIPTKDAWIRDYGPNFLVSGEKEKRKTAFNNWEFDSWGGKYDDLLHDNETAGKIAQLLNLPTFEPGIVLEGGAIDVNGRGTCLTTEPCLLNPNRNGGMDKDTMEGFLKNYLGVKTVLWLKGGMEGDDTDGHIDNLARFVNPTTILCAYEEDSSDSNYKGLKDNYDTLKSATDQDGNAMNIIRLPMPGKVTGPTGRLPASYANFYIGNRSVLLPAYNKANDIKARSILQEAFPEREVVPIPCRELVQGFGSIHCVTQQQPEDNFK; via the coding sequence ATGACTGACCGCCCCTATCCCGCCGCACAGGGTTACCGCATGCCCGCGGAATGGGAACCGCACGCCGCCACATGGCTCGCCTGGCCGCACAACCGGGAAACCTGGGACCGGTCCGTTTTACCCGAAGTCGAGAAAACCTACCTCGCCATGATTCGCGTTCTCGTTCCCGGTGAAGAGGTCCATATTCTGGTGAACGACCAGGCCTCCCAAAAATCTGTAGAAAATAAGATCCGCAATGCAGGAATTACGCTCGACCGGGTTCGCTTGCACATCATTCCGACAAAAGACGCCTGGATTCGCGACTACGGCCCCAACTTTCTGGTGAGCGGGGAAAAGGAAAAACGGAAGACTGCCTTCAACAATTGGGAGTTCGATTCCTGGGGCGGCAAGTACGACGACTTACTGCACGACAATGAAACCGCGGGAAAAATCGCGCAGTTATTGAATCTGCCAACCTTCGAGCCGGGCATCGTGCTGGAAGGAGGCGCCATCGATGTCAACGGCAGGGGGACTTGTCTGACCACGGAGCCGTGTCTGCTCAACCCCAATCGCAACGGGGGAATGGATAAAGACACCATGGAAGGTTTCTTGAAAAATTATCTTGGAGTGAAAACAGTCCTCTGGCTGAAGGGCGGAATGGAAGGCGACGACACCGACGGCCACATCGACAATCTCGCCCGATTTGTCAATCCCACCACCATTCTCTGCGCTTATGAAGAAGACTCCAGCGATTCAAACTATAAGGGTTTGAAAGACAACTACGACACGCTGAAATCCGCCACCGATCAGGATGGCAATGCGATGAACATCATCCGCCTGCCCATGCCGGGAAAAGTCACAGGGCCCACTGGTCGATTGCCTGCGAGCTACGCCAACTTTTATATTGGAAACCGATCGGTTCTGCTTCCCGCTTACAACAAAGCAAACGATATAAAGGCGCGGTCCATCCTACAGGAAGCATTCCCGGAGCGAGAGGTCGTCCCCATCCCCTGCCGGGAACTGGTGCAGGGGTTTGGTTCCATCCATTGCGTCACCCAGCAACAACCCGAAGATAACTTTAAATAG
- the mfd gene encoding transcription-repair-coupling factor encodes MDQTLNYPQLGTLDFAGRIKTVTGFLKDPAAQVTVEGLSGASRALFLAHLKKNLRRPIVLLTADQNTGEALLGDLKYFFRYEKIRSQPQFFPTWEILPYEHISPLSEVSGERLSILDQLLHGGCPFLVVPVEAAMQSVVPKSVLGKQVFPVKKGDSLERELLETCLMDNGYSRVHMVEDRGEFSVRGDIVDIFQSAAANPIRVEFFGDQVESLREFDISSQVSIQEIADTKILPVREIMLTPEEIQRGVDNILSFARENDFDRTRLKEVVDRIEHLGGFSGIERFAPFFYPEKENLFDYLPPETLVVVDEEDLVRAKCDQYEELIQTEYENSLENGDIASPPESFYLNAQDMKSRFDAIGKLSLNSLKLSDAESSNVVHFDIQPIPLMRGKFDALAERALEWQEEGLEVILVAPTKGHVRRVHQLLDEYGLELAVDKGLISSGFKIRDLGKVFVAESEVFGRSHKHRYRRKPKSQSFQRGFKDLKPDDFLVHVEYGIGQYMGTRELKTGVGSGEFLEILYADDEKLYIPMDGLGYIQKYMGSGETQPPLSKMGGVAWQRQKSRAKKAIQEMAEDLLKLYAARAITEKAAYTGNAVATQEFADSFEFEETDDQLKAIDEIDEDLEQQKPMDRLVCGDVGYGKTEVAMRAAFKVISDKRQVAVLVPTTILAQQHLNTFRERFRNYPVNIEQVSRFRSPRQQKETLARLSTGELDIIIGTHRILSKDVKFADLGLIIIDEEQRFGVKHKEKLKKLRASVDILTLTATPIPRTLHFSLMGVRDLSVIETPPSDRLAVKTFVRKFDEKVIREAILRELDRGGQIFFVHNKIHSIQSVQEMIHRIVPQVRIGIAHGQLPEHQLEEVMKKFMDHEVDLLLSTTIVESGLDIPSANTIIINRADQFGLAQLYQLRGRVGRYKHQAYAYLLIPGTLAITPEARKRICAIEEMSELGAGFQLAARDMEIRGVGDMLGHKQSGQISAIGFDLYCKLIEETVQEIKGEKVAAKIEPEIDFMVKGYIPKDYIENLNQRLEVYRTIQTIAELEECESLRNELLDRYGKSPEPVEKLLQLLEIRVFCQKLHISKAKLKGNLAYLTVEPGTPMSPASMASLTDDRLKFISEYQISIKIDRKGWKQDMEKVKHYLNALLGDAHRE; translated from the coding sequence ATGGATCAAACCTTAAATTACCCTCAATTGGGAACTCTTGATTTTGCCGGCCGGATAAAAACCGTGACCGGGTTCCTGAAGGACCCGGCGGCTCAGGTAACCGTCGAAGGACTTTCAGGCGCATCGCGGGCCCTCTTCCTCGCGCATCTTAAGAAGAACCTTCGCCGGCCCATTGTTTTGCTCACTGCCGACCAGAATACCGGGGAAGCCCTTTTAGGCGATTTAAAATATTTTTTCCGCTACGAAAAAATTCGCAGTCAACCGCAGTTTTTCCCCACCTGGGAAATCTTGCCCTACGAGCATATCTCCCCGTTGAGTGAAGTGTCCGGCGAGCGCTTGTCGATTCTCGATCAGTTGCTGCACGGAGGCTGTCCCTTTCTGGTGGTTCCCGTGGAAGCCGCCATGCAATCGGTGGTTCCAAAATCCGTGCTTGGAAAACAGGTGTTTCCCGTTAAGAAAGGCGATTCGCTGGAGCGCGAATTGCTGGAAACCTGCCTGATGGATAACGGCTACTCGCGCGTCCACATGGTCGAGGACCGCGGTGAATTCAGCGTGCGCGGTGACATTGTGGATATTTTTCAGTCGGCGGCGGCGAACCCCATACGCGTCGAGTTTTTCGGCGATCAGGTGGAATCGTTGCGAGAATTTGATATCAGCTCGCAGGTCTCCATTCAGGAGATTGCCGACACAAAAATCCTGCCCGTGCGGGAAATCATGCTGACCCCGGAAGAGATCCAACGCGGCGTGGATAATATTCTGTCCTTTGCCAGGGAAAACGATTTCGACCGGACCCGGCTCAAGGAAGTGGTGGATCGCATCGAGCATTTGGGCGGGTTTTCAGGGATTGAGCGTTTTGCTCCTTTCTTTTACCCGGAAAAGGAAAATCTGTTCGACTATCTGCCGCCGGAAACCCTGGTGGTGGTGGACGAGGAAGACCTGGTGCGCGCCAAATGCGACCAATACGAAGAACTCATACAAACCGAGTATGAGAACTCCCTGGAAAATGGAGACATCGCTTCACCTCCTGAAAGTTTTTATTTAAACGCTCAAGACATGAAATCGCGTTTCGATGCCATCGGAAAACTGTCCCTGAATTCTCTCAAACTGTCCGATGCAGAATCATCAAACGTAGTGCATTTCGATATTCAACCGATTCCTTTGATGCGCGGAAAATTCGATGCCCTGGCGGAGCGCGCCCTCGAATGGCAGGAAGAGGGCCTGGAAGTCATCCTGGTCGCTCCGACCAAAGGTCACGTACGGCGCGTTCACCAGTTGCTCGATGAATATGGCCTGGAACTCGCGGTGGACAAAGGCTTGATCAGTTCCGGGTTTAAAATCCGCGACCTGGGAAAGGTTTTTGTCGCTGAAAGCGAGGTTTTTGGACGTTCCCACAAACACCGGTACCGGCGCAAGCCCAAGTCGCAGAGTTTTCAACGCGGATTCAAAGACCTCAAGCCCGACGATTTTCTGGTGCACGTCGAATACGGAATCGGTCAGTACATGGGAACCCGTGAACTGAAAACCGGGGTCGGAAGCGGCGAGTTTCTGGAAATCCTTTATGCCGATGACGAAAAACTTTATATCCCAATGGACGGATTGGGATACATCCAAAAGTATATGGGCTCAGGCGAGACCCAGCCGCCGCTCAGTAAAATGGGAGGCGTCGCCTGGCAGCGACAGAAGTCCCGTGCCAAGAAAGCCATTCAGGAAATGGCCGAAGACCTGCTCAAACTGTACGCCGCCCGGGCGATCACCGAAAAAGCCGCTTATACGGGAAACGCCGTGGCCACCCAGGAATTTGCCGATTCGTTTGAATTTGAGGAGACGGACGACCAGCTAAAGGCCATCGACGAAATCGACGAAGACCTCGAACAGCAAAAACCGATGGACCGCCTGGTCTGCGGCGATGTCGGTTACGGTAAAACAGAGGTGGCGATGCGCGCCGCGTTTAAGGTGATCTCGGACAAACGGCAGGTCGCCGTTCTGGTTCCGACGACGATCCTTGCGCAACAGCATTTGAACACGTTTCGAGAACGCTTTCGCAATTATCCCGTCAATATCGAACAGGTGAGCCGGTTTCGCAGTCCCAGGCAGCAAAAGGAAACTCTGGCCAGGCTGAGTACGGGAGAACTGGATATCATCATCGGAACCCATCGCATCCTTTCCAAAGACGTCAAATTTGCAGATCTTGGGCTGATCATTATCGACGAAGAACAGCGCTTCGGCGTTAAGCACAAAGAGAAGCTGAAAAAACTGCGCGCCTCGGTCGATATCCTGACCTTGACGGCGACGCCCATCCCCAGAACCCTGCACTTTTCTTTAATGGGAGTCCGCGATCTGAGCGTGATCGAAACCCCGCCCAGCGACCGGCTGGCGGTCAAAACCTTTGTGCGGAAATTCGACGAGAAAGTAATTCGGGAGGCCATTTTGCGGGAACTGGATCGCGGCGGACAGATCTTTTTTGTACACAACAAGATTCACAGCATACAGTCCGTGCAGGAGATGATTCACAGAATCGTCCCGCAAGTGCGGATTGGAATCGCGCACGGCCAGTTGCCGGAACACCAGCTGGAAGAGGTCATGAAAAAGTTCATGGACCATGAGGTCGACCTTCTGCTGAGCACCACCATCGTTGAATCCGGTCTGGATATTCCCTCCGCAAACACCATCATCATCAACCGCGCCGACCAGTTCGGGTTGGCGCAATTGTATCAATTGCGGGGCCGGGTGGGGCGCTACAAACATCAGGCTTACGCGTATCTATTGATTCCCGGTACCCTGGCCATCACTCCCGAAGCTCGAAAAAGAATCTGCGCTATCGAAGAAATGAGCGAACTGGGAGCCGGATTTCAATTGGCCGCCAGGGATATGGAAATTCGCGGGGTCGGGGACATGCTGGGGCACAAACAGTCCGGGCAAATCTCTGCTATTGGGTTCGACTTGTATTGCAAGCTGATTGAAGAGACGGTCCAGGAAATCAAAGGCGAAAAAGTCGCCGCTAAAATTGAACCTGAAATCGACTTCATGGTCAAAGGCTACATCCCCAAGGACTATATCGAAAATCTCAACCAGCGGTTGGAGGTGTACCGGACCATTCAAACGATTGCGGAACTGGAAGAATGCGAATCCCTGAGAAATGAACTGCTGGATCGTTATGGAAAATCCCCGGAACCGGTAGAGAAATTGTTGCAGTTATTGGAAATAAGGGTTTTTTGTCAAAAGCTTCATATCTCGAAAGCCAAACTAAAAGGCAATCTGGCTTACCTCACCGTGGAGCCGGGCACACCCATGAGTCCGGCAAGCATGGCATCCTTGACCGACGACCGGCTGAAATTTATTTCCGAGTATCAGATAAGTATCAAGATCGACCGTAAAGGATGGAAGCAGGACATGGAAAAGGTCAAACATTATCTTAATGCTTTGCTCGGAGACGCACACCGTGAATAG
- a CDS encoding sulfurtransferase: MKHDITNDNGDLSRKIKGFFLTAVLLISLGWNAAPAPAKAVENSVSMTAEQLRSLPEDATVVIDTRSGWKYFLGHIPGSVNLPDWRDFTHKVGGVQGILIEDPQFIVGQLQPLGIDKQKIIVIYGDPTDRWRTDGRFLWMFERFGFQSVHILTGGLDSWKQSGGEIERGKQGPVSPSSLSAKDIRLDDAVAAVGSWIHANLESGKLAIIDNRTKKEYDGDTPYGSKRGGHIPKAIHIPWEEFFTQEGVLKKREDLSTLLQEKGIRRDQEIVVYCTGGIRSGMAYYAFRSLGYSVRNYDGSWWDWSANPDLPAEGV; this comes from the coding sequence ATGAAGCATGATATTACTAACGATAACGGGGACTTGTCAAGAAAAATTAAGGGGTTCTTTTTGACCGCCGTTCTCCTTATTTCCCTGGGTTGGAATGCGGCTCCGGCCCCGGCAAAGGCTGTGGAAAACTCTGTTTCCATGACCGCGGAACAGTTGCGGAGCCTCCCAGAAGATGCGACCGTCGTCATCGATACACGGTCCGGCTGGAAGTATTTTCTGGGGCATATCCCAGGCTCGGTGAACCTGCCCGACTGGCGTGATTTCACGCATAAAGTGGGCGGCGTTCAAGGAATATTGATCGAAGACCCGCAATTTATCGTCGGCCAACTGCAACCTCTGGGCATCGACAAACAGAAAATTATCGTCATCTACGGAGATCCAACCGACCGCTGGCGCACCGATGGACGCTTTTTATGGATGTTTGAGCGTTTCGGCTTCCAATCGGTTCATATCTTGACCGGAGGGCTGGATTCGTGGAAACAGTCCGGCGGTGAAATTGAAAGGGGCAAGCAGGGACCGGTTTCTCCTTCCTCCTTATCGGCGAAAGATATTCGTCTGGATGATGCGGTTGCGGCGGTGGGTTCATGGATTCACGCCAACCTGGAATCGGGTAAGCTGGCGATCATCGATAATCGCACAAAAAAAGAATACGATGGCGACACGCCCTATGGATCGAAGCGCGGCGGCCACATTCCCAAAGCCATTCACATTCCCTGGGAAGAGTTTTTTACCCAAGAAGGGGTATTAAAGAAACGTGAGGATTTGTCCACCCTGCTGCAGGAAAAGGGCATTCGCCGTGATCAGGAGATTGTGGTGTATTGTACCGGAGGCATCCGCTCGGGCATGGCCTACTACGCGTTCCGCAGTCTGGGGTATTCGGTGCGCAATTACGACGGCTCGTGGTGGGACTGGAGCGCGAACCCTGATTTGCCTGCGGAGGGTGTATGA
- a CDS encoding peptidylprolyl isomerase: MLLATVACSPDGNTPDGIKDSVTIAKVNEEGISIGEFRKSIEKNKRKYRVDSSEPVDSDSYLWLKTDALNGLIQKTLFKQEAKKRDISLTAEETADFIRQAKDGYSEDTFNKYLGIEDITEEEWENDLKNNLLIKKLIDEQVNSKVSVNEEELRQYFEEHEVEFHKGKQVKALHIMVETEEEALAIKKQLDSDARDFSDLARELSLGPEGAEGGDLGYLEQGHMPAELEDIFKLKVGEVSNVIRTPYGSHIFKVVDKKKDQKMSFEESKKIIHDKLLRERQDTAFHAWLSELKEKANIEIEHEVLAKVS, from the coding sequence ATGTTATTGGCAACAGTGGCGTGTTCACCGGACGGGAATACCCCCGATGGAATCAAGGACAGCGTCACCATCGCCAAAGTCAATGAAGAGGGCATCAGCATCGGGGAGTTTAGAAAAAGCATCGAAAAGAACAAAAGAAAATACCGAGTGGATTCCAGCGAGCCCGTGGATTCGGATTCCTATCTGTGGCTCAAGACAGATGCTTTGAACGGGTTGATTCAAAAGACATTATTCAAGCAGGAGGCCAAAAAAAGAGATATATCCCTCACTGCGGAGGAGACTGCGGATTTCATCAGACAGGCCAAGGACGGGTATTCGGAAGACACCTTCAATAAGTATCTGGGGATTGAAGACATTACCGAAGAAGAATGGGAAAACGATTTGAAAAATAACCTGTTGATAAAAAAATTGATTGATGAGCAGGTGAATAGTAAAGTGTCTGTCAATGAAGAGGAATTACGTCAATATTTTGAAGAGCATGAGGTCGAGTTTCACAAGGGGAAACAGGTAAAAGCATTACATATCATGGTTGAAACCGAAGAGGAAGCTCTGGCGATTAAAAAACAGCTCGACTCCGACGCCAGGGATTTTTCTGATTTGGCCCGCGAACTTTCACTCGGACCGGAAGGCGCGGAAGGGGGCGATTTAGGCTACCTCGAACAAGGTCATATGCCTGCGGAACTTGAAGACATTTTTAAGTTGAAGGTGGGTGAAGTGAGCAACGTGATCCGCACCCCCTACGGAAGTCATATTTTCAAAGTGGTGGATAAGAAAAAAGATCAGAAAATGAGTTTTGAGGAATCTAAAAAAATAATCCACGACAAACTGCTCCGGGAACGTCAGGATACGGCGTTTCATGCGTGGCTGTCTGAATTGAAGGAAAAAGCGAACATTGAGATTGAACATGAAGTTTTGGCAAAAGTCAGTTAA
- a CDS encoding apolipoprotein acyltransferase, producing MATPDNKTITLGLIQAACSTDPAKNLQDAVRAITAASQKGAQIVCLQELFRSRYFCQTEDAELFSLAETIPGRSTEELSKLAAKLEIVIIVPLFEKRTEGIYHNSAVIIDADGSIAGKYRKMHIPDDPCFYEKFYFTPGDSGFRSFATRYGRVGVLICWDQWFPEAARLTALSGAQFLFYPTAIGFQQSDAGQVDQQISAWETVQRGHAIANGVFLAAANRVGEEDALKFWGRSFICNPFGETLAQAGNDSPEILIAACDLSQIETTRQSWPFLRDRRIDAYRGINQIYHDPND from the coding sequence ATGGCAACCCCGGATAACAAAACCATCACATTGGGCCTGATTCAGGCCGCCTGCTCAACCGATCCTGCAAAAAACCTGCAAGATGCCGTTCGAGCGATCACCGCAGCCTCCCAAAAAGGCGCGCAAATCGTCTGCCTGCAGGAGCTGTTCCGGTCCCGCTATTTTTGCCAGACGGAGGACGCGGAATTGTTTTCCCTGGCGGAAACCATTCCCGGCCGCAGTACGGAAGAACTCAGCAAGCTGGCGGCTAAACTTGAGATCGTCATCATCGTACCTCTATTTGAGAAGCGGACCGAGGGCATTTATCACAATTCCGCTGTGATCATCGACGCCGACGGATCGATCGCCGGCAAGTACCGAAAAATGCACATCCCGGACGATCCCTGCTTCTATGAAAAATTCTACTTCACTCCCGGAGACTCCGGCTTTCGAAGTTTTGCCACCCGCTATGGACGGGTCGGGGTGCTTATCTGCTGGGATCAATGGTTCCCGGAAGCGGCGCGATTGACGGCCCTTTCCGGCGCGCAGTTTCTTTTTTATCCGACGGCGATCGGGTTCCAGCAGTCTGATGCCGGGCAAGTGGACCAGCAGATTTCCGCCTGGGAAACGGTGCAACGGGGTCATGCCATTGCCAATGGGGTGTTTCTCGCCGCCGCCAACCGGGTGGGCGAGGAAGACGCTTTAAAGTTCTGGGGCCGTTCGTTCATCTGCAATCCCTTTGGGGAAACTCTGGCCCAGGCAGGGAACGATTCTCCCGAGATTCTCATCGCCGCCTGCGATCTGTCGCAAATTGAAACCACCCGCCAGAGTTGGCCGTTTCTCCGCGACCGCCGGATCGATGCTTACCGGGGAATCAACCAGATTTATCACGACCCGAATGACTGA